A portion of the Paucilactobacillus hokkaidonensis JCM 18461 genome contains these proteins:
- a CDS encoding energy-coupling factor transporter transmembrane component T family protein — protein MNSSIKLLLVLLISLEVSFTHSLSANLLLIVCGLIYLIVHKISIKALLFLAVVPLLPALGLFVTIYFYSPGQDLHFALVLFTRMYVYVTVGAGFTMTSNPLALALSLEQNWHLPSKFAYGSLAAFNMLPKIKTAIFTIRTAGLMRGIVLSWWSPQLYFKAILVALNWSENLAQAMISHGFVEDQPRTFYHQIKITMSDYSWLIGILLVIQLPIWLLP, from the coding sequence ATGAATTCAAGTATTAAATTATTGCTAGTTCTACTAATTTCTTTGGAAGTATCCTTCACTCACAGTCTCAGTGCAAATTTACTTTTAATTGTGTGTGGTTTGATTTACTTAATCGTTCATAAAATATCAATCAAGGCGTTATTATTTCTAGCAGTCGTTCCATTACTGCCAGCATTAGGATTATTCGTAACGATTTATTTCTATAGTCCTGGGCAAGACCTTCATTTCGCTTTAGTACTATTTACACGGATGTACGTTTACGTTACTGTGGGAGCTGGTTTTACAATGACTAGTAATCCCTTGGCCTTAGCTCTAAGTCTTGAACAAAACTGGCACCTACCGTCTAAATTTGCTTATGGCTCATTAGCGGCCTTTAACATGTTACCCAAAATTAAAACGGCTATTTTTACAATTCGTACAGCCGGATTAATGCGTGGCATTGTTTTATCTTGGTGGTCACCACAATTATATTTTAAAGCCATTCTAGTCGCATTAAATTGGTCCGAAAATTTAGCCCAAGCGATGATTTCACACGGCTTCGTGGAAGATCAACCAAGAACATTTTATCACCAAATCAAAATAACTATGAGCGATTATAGTTGGTTAATTGGTATTTTGTTAGTCATCCAACTACCAATTTGGTTATTACCATAG
- a CDS encoding ECF transporter S component, which yields MNQRAHWHVRDIILLALIGILFGAIFLGTNFIYDGLTVALTPIGLAPMANDLSMGIWIMAGPLAGFMLRIPGAGFLGEFLAAIGEMFFGGQWGASTLISGAVQGVAIELGFTLTGYKFYNWLTLTLSTLTSTIITFGWDMFRNGYAAFSPKLLILLFIVRFISIFFFGGILVKLITNLLERSHVLNR from the coding sequence ATGAATCAACGAGCACACTGGCACGTCCGCGACATTATTTTACTTGCACTAATTGGAATTTTATTTGGTGCCATTTTCCTAGGTACCAATTTTATTTACGACGGGCTAACTGTCGCACTTACACCAATTGGGCTAGCCCCAATGGCAAATGATTTGTCCATGGGGATTTGGATTATGGCTGGTCCACTAGCTGGTTTTATGCTAAGAATTCCAGGAGCTGGATTCTTGGGTGAATTTCTAGCCGCCATCGGTGAAATGTTTTTCGGTGGCCAATGGGGTGCCTCAACCCTAATTTCAGGGGCCGTTCAAGGGGTTGCAATTGAACTCGGATTTACTTTGACTGGCTACAAATTTTATAACTGGTTGACATTAACGCTATCAACGTTAACTTCCACAATAATTACTTTTGGTTGGGATATGTTCCGTAATGGCTATGCAGCCTTTTCTCCCAAATTATTAATTCTTTTATTCATCGTCAGATTTATTTCCATTTTCTTCTTTGGTGGTATTCTTGTTAAGTTAATTACTAATTTATTGGAACGTAGCCACGTATTAAATCGCTAA
- a CDS encoding nucleoside hydrolase: protein MATKKMILDLDTGIDDALAIAYALAAPDVDLLGIVSSYGNCLIEQAGANSLKLLELLGATDVPVYLGLSHSSTTDHFDVMQVSKDIHGNNGIGEVKLPAAKRPLESKTGVDFIIEAAHEYAENLIFVPTGPMTNLDAALAKDPEIAHLIGNVTFMGGALTVEGNVTPFAEANINQDPQAADRVLRSDLQITMVGLDVTLRTLLTKAETQVWRNLGTAAGKAYADITDFYIDAYYNLGIDKTGCAIHDPLSVGVALDPSFVKTIDLNMKVTYDDNNYGRTIGDNARLNDPTTNVKVAVDVDKDRYLSVFMNYLTTLFKK from the coding sequence ATGGCAACAAAGAAAATGATTCTTGATTTAGATACTGGGATTGATGATGCACTGGCAATTGCGTATGCATTGGCTGCTCCTGACGTTGATTTGCTTGGAATTGTTAGTTCATATGGTAACTGCTTAATTGAACAAGCAGGAGCTAACAGTCTGAAACTACTGGAACTTTTAGGTGCAACCGATGTACCAGTATACTTAGGTCTCAGTCATTCCAGCACAACAGATCATTTTGACGTAATGCAAGTAAGCAAGGATATTCACGGTAATAACGGAATTGGTGAAGTTAAACTTCCCGCCGCTAAACGACCACTTGAAAGTAAAACTGGTGTTGACTTCATTATTGAAGCAGCTCATGAATATGCCGAAAACTTGATTTTTGTACCAACCGGCCCAATGACTAACTTAGACGCTGCATTAGCTAAAGATCCTGAAATTGCTCATTTAATTGGCAATGTTACCTTCATGGGTGGTGCTTTAACCGTTGAAGGAAATGTTACTCCATTCGCTGAAGCAAACATTAATCAAGATCCACAAGCTGCTGATCGTGTTTTACGCAGTGACTTACAAATTACTATGGTTGGCTTGGATGTTACGTTGCGCACATTGCTAACTAAAGCAGAAACACAAGTATGGCGTAATTTAGGTACAGCTGCAGGAAAAGCATATGCCGATATTACCGATTTTTATATTGACGCTTATTACAACTTAGGCATCGATAAAACTGGCTGTGCGATCCATGATCCATTATCTGTCGGTGTTGCCTTAGATCCATCATTTGTTAAAACAATTGATCTAAACATGAAGGTCACATATGATGATAATAATTATGGCCGTACAATCGGTGACAATGCTCGCTTGAACGATCCAACTACCAATGTAAAGGTAGCCGTTGATGTTGATAAAGATCGCTATCTAAGTGTCTTTATGAACTACTTGACCACATTATTCAAGAAATAA
- a CDS encoding ATP-binding cassette domain-containing protein, which produces MQTLNVNNLTFEYQPDSVIFQDVNIQFPLHKFSLLIGPSGSGKSTLLKIIAGLYPQFGGRLTGGQLSMDGIDFTDWNSHKVAMLFQNPNQQFTMDTPKNELIFVLENLQVPPSEMDDQISAALNFVDCADLADRNFNTLSGGEKQKVALAVIVAMDNDVILLDEPFASVDPGARAHLLGKLTELRDKYHKTIILAEHDLHGYQSIADEVFQITANNGQIVPLEQTARQQLFNQFENATDATKIKLPNGADQPVISLSNLQIDRQNKTLLKQKSFAFFRDKITLITGENGIGKSTLFNGIIKLLPYQGSIKLNNNDIKSIRSKKLALQVGLVFQDAQDQFLSITMAEEIALSKKHRLTDYFTDKLIKESLHQLNLSDHLDQVVYSLSDGQKKKLQILLMLIRGQSILLLDEPLKGLDIDSLTIVLKIIKQSSIAQHQTIIMISHQLTGLADWIDYHVSFEQQQLSYQEVL; this is translated from the coding sequence ATGCAAACACTCAATGTTAACAACCTTACATTTGAATACCAGCCTGATAGCGTCATTTTTCAAGATGTGAACATTCAATTTCCACTCCACAAATTTAGTTTATTGATCGGTCCATCTGGGAGTGGTAAATCAACCCTTTTGAAAATCATTGCTGGACTATACCCACAATTTGGTGGACGGTTAACTGGAGGTCAGCTATCCATGGATGGCATCGATTTTACTGATTGGAATAGTCACAAAGTTGCCATGCTTTTTCAAAATCCAAACCAACAATTTACTATGGATACGCCCAAAAACGAACTAATTTTTGTGCTAGAAAATTTACAAGTGCCACCCAGCGAAATGGATGATCAGATATCGGCAGCTTTGAATTTTGTTGATTGTGCTGATTTAGCCGACCGTAATTTTAATACACTCTCCGGTGGTGAAAAACAAAAAGTAGCGCTTGCTGTTATTGTGGCAATGGATAACGATGTCATTTTATTGGATGAACCTTTTGCCAGTGTTGATCCTGGGGCCCGTGCGCATTTACTTGGAAAACTTACTGAGTTACGCGATAAATATCATAAAACCATTATCCTGGCTGAACATGATCTGCACGGTTATCAATCCATTGCCGATGAGGTCTTCCAAATAACTGCGAATAACGGTCAAATTGTTCCGCTAGAACAAACTGCACGTCAACAATTATTTAACCAGTTTGAAAATGCAACAGATGCAACCAAAATTAAATTGCCCAACGGTGCTGATCAACCTGTTATTTCATTGAGTAATCTACAAATAGATCGACAAAATAAAACTTTACTAAAGCAAAAAAGTTTCGCTTTTTTTCGTGATAAAATCACTCTGATTACAGGTGAAAATGGAATTGGAAAATCGACTCTCTTCAACGGTATTATCAAGTTATTGCCATATCAAGGTAGCATTAAACTAAATAACAATGATATCAAATCAATCCGTTCTAAAAAGTTGGCACTTCAAGTTGGCTTGGTGTTTCAAGATGCTCAGGATCAATTTTTATCAATTACAATGGCAGAAGAAATTGCACTGAGTAAAAAGCATCGTTTAACTGATTATTTTACTGACAAATTAATCAAAGAATCACTTCATCAATTAAATTTGTCAGATCACTTAGACCAGGTCGTGTATTCACTTAGCGATGGTCAAAAAAAGAAACTGCAAATTTTATTAATGTTAATCAGGGGTCAATCGATTTTATTATTAGATGAGCCTCTTAAAGGTCTTGATATTGACTCTTTAACAATTGTATTGAAAATTATTAAACAATCCAGCATCGCACAACATCAAACTATCATCATGATTAGCCATCAATTAACTGGTTTGGCTGACTGGATTGATTACCATGTCTCATTTGAACAACAGCAACTCAGCTATCAGGAGGTGTTGTAA